A genomic segment from Streptomyces sp. NBC_01233 encodes:
- a CDS encoding amidohydrolase — translation MARHPFPVDLLLTGARIHTVDPDLPEAEALAVYDGRIVWLGPDREAAAWAGPDTERIDAGGKLVLPGFIDAHNHVRLGSDDACVQLAGVRTLAGIHERILAWREANPDAEWIEAEAFDYSAIPDGRMPCAADLDPVTGHTPAIVLSYDVHTAWLNTAAMRRLGVSRDRTDLPFGTAAVDPQAGEPTGFVKDFAIKGLSRDGHRALRDLGVPWASPDRQYGRLAKSLDDAIGFGITTVVEPQNSLDDLALYERAREEGRLRSRIVAALFHPRGTTGEELDAFAAAARAYAGERLRVGPLKLYIDDVVEPRTAALLEPYAGCGHHRGETFYPAEEFAELLAELDARGFQCFVHATGDRGIRTVLDAVEHARSVNGPRDARHQVVHVECLDPADVPRFAELGVVACMQPRHCAPEIAGPGQDWAENVGEGRWHKAWPMRSLHEAGAVLAFSSDWNVAEMDPMVGIYTAVTRRPLSGAGPAWQPAETVDVATAVHGYTMGSAHANFLDQERGSLTVGKAADFVVLSRDILAVPADEIPGTVAETVVVAGEIVHRAT, via the coding sequence ATGGCACGCCACCCCTTCCCCGTCGACCTGCTGCTCACCGGAGCCCGCATCCACACCGTGGACCCGGACCTGCCCGAGGCCGAGGCCCTCGCCGTGTACGACGGCCGGATCGTCTGGCTCGGCCCGGACCGCGAGGCCGCCGCCTGGGCCGGCCCGGACACCGAGCGGATCGACGCGGGCGGGAAGCTGGTGCTCCCCGGCTTCATCGACGCGCACAACCACGTCCGGCTCGGCTCGGACGACGCCTGCGTGCAGCTCGCCGGGGTACGGACCCTGGCGGGCATCCACGAGCGGATCCTGGCCTGGCGGGAGGCCAACCCGGACGCGGAGTGGATCGAGGCCGAGGCCTTCGACTACTCCGCGATCCCGGACGGCCGGATGCCGTGCGCCGCCGACCTGGACCCCGTCACCGGGCACACCCCCGCGATCGTGCTCTCGTACGACGTGCACACGGCCTGGCTGAACACGGCGGCCATGCGGCGGCTGGGGGTCTCGCGGGACCGCACGGACCTCCCCTTCGGCACGGCGGCGGTGGACCCGCAGGCCGGCGAACCCACCGGATTCGTCAAGGACTTCGCCATCAAGGGGCTCTCGCGCGACGGCCACCGGGCGCTGCGCGACCTGGGCGTCCCGTGGGCCTCGCCGGACCGGCAGTACGGGCGGCTCGCCAAGAGCCTCGACGACGCGATCGGCTTCGGCATCACCACGGTGGTCGAGCCGCAGAACTCCCTCGACGACCTCGCCCTCTACGAGCGGGCCCGGGAGGAAGGCCGGCTGCGCTCGCGGATCGTCGCCGCCCTGTTCCACCCGCGGGGCACCACCGGGGAGGAGCTCGACGCCTTCGCGGCGGCCGCCCGTGCGTACGCGGGGGAGCGGCTGCGGGTCGGCCCGCTCAAGCTCTACATCGACGACGTGGTGGAGCCGCGCACGGCCGCGCTGCTGGAGCCGTACGCGGGCTGCGGCCACCACCGGGGCGAGACCTTCTACCCGGCCGAGGAGTTCGCGGAGCTGCTGGCGGAGCTGGACGCGCGCGGCTTCCAGTGCTTCGTCCACGCGACCGGCGACCGCGGCATCCGGACCGTCCTGGACGCGGTGGAGCACGCCCGGTCGGTCAACGGCCCGCGCGACGCCCGCCACCAGGTGGTCCACGTGGAGTGCCTGGACCCGGCGGACGTACCGCGCTTCGCGGAGCTGGGCGTGGTCGCGTGCATGCAGCCCAGGCACTGCGCACCGGAGATCGCGGGCCCCGGCCAGGACTGGGCGGAGAACGTCGGCGAGGGCCGCTGGCACAAGGCGTGGCCGATGCGCAGCCTGCACGAGGCCGGGGCGGTGCTGGCGTTCTCCAGCGACTGGAACGTGGCGGAGATGGACCCGATGGTCGGCATCTACACCGCGGTGACGCGCCGCCCCCTGTCCGGCGCCGGCCCGGCCTGGCAGCCGGCCGAGACGGTGGACGTGGCCACGGCGGTGCACGGCTACACGATGGGCTCCGCCCACGCCAACTTCCTGGACCAGGAACGCGGTTCGCTCACGGTGGGCAAGGCGGCGGACTTCGTGGTCCTCTCCCGCGACATCCTCGCCGTCCCGGCCGACGAGATCCCGGGCACGGTGGCCGAAACGGTGGTGGTGGCAGGCGAAATCGTCCACCGGGCCACCTGA
- a CDS encoding TIR-like protein FxsC — protein MQPYFFLSYAHTPRFGAGGPDPDMWVERLFRDLCGHVMALTDLPAGAEAGFMDREIRSGEGWSERLGAALATCRVFVPLFSPRYFASEMCGKEWFAFAHRAIQHGAASNERAEAIVPALWVPVPPSQLPGPAERLQFNHNTFGERYVTDGLYGLIKLRGYAEQYERAVYELARRIVRVAETVRLDPVRPMDYRVVPSAFGPSGSAGSAGSGPARTLHVTVAAGSRHDLPDGRSPEYYGESALDWNPYHPVSQRPIAYVAEDVIKNLNYQTTMSSFDDEAGHFDSKQPPTRPEILIVDRWVVEDEHRRQRLAAFDQESRPWINVVVPWNRYDHQSRAKEAELARRLEETLPVKMGQGRAACRAAANGVANMETLGQILPQVVEAAAQQFLRHAQVYLPAGNTHTERPRLLGPMGMSEPPAPPRAPFPPDAYNAYDAHIDGNDSNDTDRGDADDSES, from the coding sequence GTGCAGCCATATTTTTTTCTCAGTTATGCGCATACACCGAGATTCGGGGCCGGGGGGCCCGACCCCGACATGTGGGTGGAGCGCCTCTTCCGCGATCTCTGCGGCCACGTCATGGCGCTGACGGATCTGCCCGCCGGCGCCGAAGCGGGGTTCATGGACCGGGAGATACGCAGCGGCGAGGGCTGGTCGGAACGGCTCGGGGCGGCGCTCGCCACCTGCCGGGTCTTCGTGCCCCTGTTCTCGCCGCGGTACTTCGCCAGTGAGATGTGCGGGAAGGAATGGTTCGCCTTCGCGCACCGCGCGATCCAGCACGGCGCGGCGAGCAACGAGCGCGCCGAGGCCATCGTGCCCGCGTTATGGGTGCCGGTCCCCCCTTCCCAACTGCCCGGTCCTGCCGAGCGGTTGCAGTTCAACCACAACACCTTCGGCGAGCGCTACGTCACCGACGGGCTGTACGGGCTGATCAAACTGCGCGGATACGCCGAGCAGTACGAGCGGGCCGTCTACGAACTGGCCCGGCGCATCGTCCGGGTCGCCGAGACCGTCCGTCTCGATCCCGTCCGCCCGATGGACTACCGGGTGGTGCCCAGCGCCTTCGGCCCCTCCGGCAGCGCCGGCAGCGCCGGCAGCGGCCCCGCCCGCACCCTCCACGTGACCGTGGCGGCCGGCTCCCGGCACGATCTGCCGGACGGCCGGAGCCCGGAGTACTACGGGGAGAGCGCCCTGGACTGGAATCCGTACCATCCGGTGTCCCAGCGCCCGATCGCGTACGTCGCCGAGGACGTGATCAAGAACCTCAACTACCAGACCACCATGTCCTCCTTCGACGACGAGGCCGGGCACTTCGACAGCAAGCAGCCGCCGACCCGGCCGGAGATCCTGATCGTCGACCGCTGGGTGGTGGAGGACGAGCACCGCCGCCAGCGCCTGGCCGCCTTCGACCAGGAGTCCCGCCCGTGGATCAACGTGGTCGTGCCGTGGAACCGCTACGACCACCAGAGCCGCGCGAAGGAGGCCGAGCTGGCACGGCGGCTGGAGGAGACCCTGCCCGTCAAGATGGGCCAGGGCCGGGCCGCCTGCCGGGCCGCCGCGAACGGCGTGGCCAACATGGAGACCCTCGGACAGATCCTGCCCCAGGTGGTCGAGGCCGCCGCCCAGCAGTTCCTCAGACACGCCCAGGTCTACCTGCCGGCCGGCAACACCCACACCGAACGCCCGCGCCTGCTCGGGCCGATGGGGATGAGCGAGCCGCCCGCACCGCCCAGGGCTCCCTTCCCGCCCGACGCCTACAACGCGTACGACGCCCACATCGACGGCAACGACAGCAACGACACCGACCGGGGGGACGCGGATGACAGCGAGTCGTGA
- the fxsBH gene encoding radical SAM/SPASM protein FxsBH, inactivated beta-hydroxylase extension form: MTGLIAFREIVLKVHSRCDLACDHCYVYEHADQSWRARPKVISPEVISHTASRLAEHARDHALPSVTVILHGGEPLLAGTARLRLVCEEFSRALTGTAALDLRIHTNGLQLSTRYLDLFDEFGVRVGISLDGDRAANDRHRRFADGRTSHPLVLAAVALLRSEPYRHLYQGLLCTVDVANDPVAVLDALVGLEPPRVDFLLPHATWETPPVRPDDAPDAYARWLLRIFDHWERLGRPVPVRLFDSLLSTLRGGPSLTESLGLAPTDLVVVETDGTLEQVDSLKSAFEGAAATGFNVFDHAFDQVAAHPGVRARQLGLAGVSDSCRRCPVVRSCGGGLYTHRYRDRNGFDNPSVYCTDLRELVDGVEGRTALRETAPQLSDPAELARSQEELTRILLARLHADLGAEPGWARAWELLAAVEQAGEAGADALDAVLDHPFTRTWVLAALDAAREGRQDGPEATRRLTALAVAAVLRGGLDLPAEVAYRDGEVYLPTLGLLRLGEPGTEGRAALHVTDEGYAVRDGRAEHRFGPAAGDARWQPVRTWSPGPDAAPVALEDLDPYRNCFPRPPRLRLGTGEAEEWRGRLDRAWALLHKAVPEFARAAATGLTTLTPLAGGPRAGDWGEAGRHGPGALGVPYAAGVRETALALLTGRRRTRLRALTEVADLYALDGEWQHPSPWRERPVPVSRLLADVHERVAVEAYRRATAAPEPGGSDRIHRALDRLSEAAELTTTGKRLVAELRYELKAVGA, from the coding sequence ATGACCGGCCTGATCGCATTTCGCGAGATCGTCCTGAAAGTTCACAGCAGATGCGATCTTGCTTGTGATCATTGCTATGTCTACGAACACGCAGATCAGAGCTGGCGAGCCCGACCGAAGGTGATCTCCCCCGAGGTAATTTCGCACACCGCGTCGCGGCTCGCCGAACATGCCCGTGACCATGCACTCCCCTCCGTCACGGTGATTCTTCACGGAGGGGAACCCCTGTTGGCGGGCACCGCCCGGCTCCGCCTCGTGTGCGAGGAGTTCAGCCGGGCGCTCACCGGAACCGCCGCCCTCGACCTGCGGATCCACACCAACGGCCTGCAGCTCAGCACCCGTTACCTCGACCTCTTCGACGAGTTCGGCGTCCGGGTCGGCATCTCCCTGGACGGGGACCGCGCCGCCAACGACCGCCACCGCCGCTTCGCGGACGGCCGTACGAGCCACCCGCTGGTCCTGGCCGCCGTCGCACTGCTCCGCTCGGAGCCCTACCGCCACCTCTACCAGGGTCTGCTCTGCACCGTGGACGTGGCCAACGATCCGGTGGCCGTACTGGACGCGCTCGTCGGACTCGAGCCCCCACGCGTGGACTTCCTCCTCCCGCACGCCACCTGGGAGACCCCTCCGGTCCGCCCGGACGACGCACCCGACGCGTACGCGCGCTGGCTCCTGCGGATCTTCGACCACTGGGAGCGCCTCGGCCGCCCGGTGCCCGTACGGCTCTTCGACTCCCTGCTCTCCACCCTGCGCGGCGGCCCCAGCCTCACCGAGTCGCTCGGCCTCGCGCCCACGGACCTCGTCGTCGTCGAGACCGACGGGACCCTGGAGCAGGTGGACTCCCTCAAGAGCGCCTTCGAGGGGGCCGCGGCCACCGGGTTCAACGTCTTCGACCATGCGTTTGACCAGGTCGCGGCCCATCCCGGGGTGCGCGCCCGGCAGCTGGGCCTCGCGGGCGTCAGCGATTCGTGCCGCCGGTGCCCCGTCGTACGTTCATGCGGCGGCGGTCTCTACACCCACCGCTACCGCGACCGCAACGGCTTCGACAACCCCTCCGTCTACTGCACCGACCTGCGCGAGCTCGTGGACGGGGTCGAGGGCCGCACGGCCCTGCGGGAGACCGCGCCGCAGCTCTCCGACCCGGCCGAACTCGCCCGCTCCCAGGAGGAGCTGACCCGGATCCTGCTGGCCCGGCTCCACGCGGACCTCGGCGCCGAACCCGGCTGGGCGCGCGCCTGGGAGCTGCTGGCCGCCGTGGAACAGGCCGGGGAGGCGGGCGCGGACGCGCTGGACGCCGTACTGGACCACCCGTTCACCCGCACCTGGGTGCTGGCGGCCCTGGACGCCGCCCGGGAGGGTCGGCAGGACGGTCCGGAGGCGACGCGCAGGCTGACCGCGCTGGCCGTCGCGGCCGTCCTGCGCGGGGGGCTGGACCTGCCGGCCGAGGTGGCCTACCGGGACGGCGAGGTGTACCTGCCGACGCTGGGGCTGCTGCGGCTCGGGGAGCCCGGCACGGAGGGCCGGGCCGCGCTGCACGTCACCGACGAGGGGTACGCCGTACGGGACGGGCGCGCCGAGCACCGGTTCGGGCCCGCGGCGGGGGACGCGCGCTGGCAGCCCGTGCGCACCTGGTCGCCCGGGCCGGACGCGGCGCCGGTGGCGCTGGAGGACCTCGACCCGTACCGCAACTGCTTCCCCCGCCCGCCCCGGCTCCGGCTCGGCACCGGCGAGGCCGAGGAGTGGCGGGGCAGGCTGGACCGGGCGTGGGCGCTGCTGCACAAGGCGGTGCCGGAGTTCGCCCGGGCGGCGGCCACCGGGCTGACCACCCTGACCCCGCTCGCGGGCGGCCCGCGGGCCGGCGACTGGGGCGAGGCGGGCCGGCACGGGCCGGGAGCGCTCGGGGTGCCGTACGCGGCCGGGGTGCGGGAGACCGCGCTCGCACTGCTGACCGGGCGGCGGCGGACCCGGCTGCGGGCCCTGACCGAGGTGGCCGACCTGTACGCGCTGGACGGGGAGTGGCAGCACCCCTCGCCGTGGCGGGAGCGCCCGGTCCCGGTGTCGCGGCTGCTGGCCGACGTGCACGAGCGGGTGGCGGTGGAGGCGTACCGCCGGGCCACCGCGGCGCCCGAGCCGGGCGGCTCGGACCGCATCCACCGGGCGCTGGACCGCCTCTCCGAGGCGGCCGAGCTGACCACCACCGGCAAGCGCCTCGTCGCGGAGCTCCGCTACGAACTGAAGGCGGTCGGCGCGTGA
- a CDS encoding TetR/AcrR family transcriptional regulator has product MLEEAMAAIAQDGLAALTMSALAERLGTSGGHILYYFGSKDRLLLEALRWSEEQLTGERRALLGSRVTAARKLDQYLELYLPEGPRDPRWTLWIELWARTASNEQLKAAQEELDESWQRDLEALLAKGVEQGRFAPMDVPGRASELLALLDGLSTRVVLGQRGADRARALEHARSAAAALIPRL; this is encoded by the coding sequence ATGCTGGAAGAAGCCATGGCGGCCATCGCGCAGGACGGTCTCGCGGCGCTCACCATGTCGGCGCTGGCCGAGCGGCTCGGCACCAGCGGCGGCCACATCCTGTACTACTTCGGCAGCAAGGACCGGCTCCTGCTGGAGGCGCTGCGCTGGAGCGAGGAGCAGCTCACCGGCGAGCGCCGGGCACTGCTGGGCAGCAGGGTCACGGCCGCGCGCAAGCTCGACCAGTACCTGGAGCTCTACCTCCCCGAGGGCCCGCGCGACCCGCGCTGGACGCTCTGGATCGAGCTGTGGGCCCGCACCGCCTCCAACGAGCAGCTGAAGGCGGCCCAGGAGGAGCTCGACGAGAGCTGGCAGCGGGACCTGGAGGCGCTCCTCGCCAAGGGCGTGGAGCAGGGCCGCTTCGCACCCATGGACGTACCCGGACGGGCCTCGGAGCTGCTCGCCCTGCTGGACGGCCTGAGCACCCGGGTCGTCCTGGGCCAGCGCGGCGCGGACCGGGCCCGGGCCCTGGAACACGCCCGCTCGGCGGCGGCGGCCCTCATCCCGCGCCTCTAG
- a CDS encoding alpha/beta fold hydrolase yields MRNQVRTADGRALTVERWGDPDGKPVFLLHGMPGSRLGPAPRGMVLYQRRMQLIAYDRPGYGGSDRHPGRTVADVAQDVAAIADALGLDTFAVAGRSGGAAGALACAALLPDRVTRTAAMVGLAPRDAEDLDWFAGMAASNVKEYTTATADPEELAARLIPRADGIRKDPGRLLDELRRELTENDRMIVSDAGLRSMLLRNYREGLRHSAYGWIDDVLAFSRPWGFDPADIRCPVLIWHGELDVFSPVGHSRWLARRIPGATTAIEPAAAHFAALRALPDVLNWLLRDLPIPPLSEQQPA; encoded by the coding sequence GTGCGCAATCAGGTGCGCACAGCGGACGGGCGCGCTCTGACCGTGGAGCGCTGGGGCGATCCCGACGGCAAGCCCGTCTTCCTGCTCCACGGCATGCCCGGCAGCCGCCTGGGCCCTGCCCCCCGGGGCATGGTCCTCTACCAACGCCGCATGCAGCTCATCGCCTACGACAGACCCGGCTACGGCGGCTCCGACCGCCACCCGGGCCGCACCGTCGCCGACGTGGCCCAGGACGTGGCCGCCATCGCCGACGCCCTCGGCCTGGACACCTTCGCGGTGGCCGGCCGCTCCGGCGGCGCCGCCGGAGCCCTCGCCTGCGCCGCCCTGCTCCCGGACCGGGTCACCCGGACCGCGGCCATGGTCGGCCTGGCCCCCCGGGACGCGGAGGACCTCGACTGGTTCGCCGGGATGGCCGCGTCGAACGTCAAGGAGTACACCACCGCCACCGCCGACCCCGAGGAGCTGGCGGCCCGGCTGATCCCGCGCGCCGACGGCATCCGCAAGGACCCCGGCCGGCTGCTGGACGAGTTGCGCCGGGAGCTGACCGAGAACGACCGCATGATCGTCTCGGATGCGGGCCTGCGGTCGATGCTGCTGCGGAACTACCGTGAGGGGCTGCGCCATTCGGCGTACGGCTGGATCGACGACGTCCTCGCCTTCAGCCGCCCCTGGGGCTTCGACCCGGCCGACATCCGCTGCCCGGTGCTGATCTGGCACGGGGAGCTCGACGTGTTCTCCCCCGTGGGCCATTCCCGCTGGCTGGCGCGCCGCATCCCGGGGGCCACGACCGCCATCGAGCCGGCCGCCGCGCACTTCGCGGCCCTGCGCGCACTGCCCGACGTACTCAACTGGCTGCTGCGCGACCTGCCCATCCCGCCCCTCAGCGAGCAGCAGCCCGCCTAG
- a CDS encoding NADPH-dependent FMN reductase has protein sequence MTTPPLILLLSGSLRAGSSNEAVLRTAQAVAAETPAGVRTVLYDGLGTLPHFNPDDDTDQLPAPVAGLRAAIAAADAILVCTPEYAGTLPGSFKNLLDWTVGGTEIGDKPVAWVNAAAPGRGQGAEATLRTVLGYTGAAVVEEACVRIPVTGGMSGRDGTIADPEVRARIGEVLGVLAGRDRPDGQDETP, from the coding sequence ATGACCACGCCGCCCCTGATCCTCCTGCTGTCCGGAAGTCTGCGCGCCGGTTCCTCCAACGAGGCGGTGCTGCGCACCGCGCAGGCCGTCGCCGCCGAGACTCCCGCCGGCGTGCGCACCGTCCTGTACGACGGGCTCGGCACGCTGCCGCACTTCAACCCCGATGACGACACCGACCAGTTGCCCGCTCCGGTGGCGGGGCTGCGCGCGGCGATCGCCGCGGCGGACGCGATCCTGGTCTGCACCCCGGAGTACGCGGGCACCCTGCCGGGATCGTTCAAGAACCTCCTGGACTGGACGGTCGGCGGTACCGAGATCGGCGACAAGCCCGTGGCCTGGGTGAACGCGGCAGCTCCCGGCCGCGGCCAAGGCGCGGAGGCCACGCTGCGCACGGTCCTCGGCTACACCGGCGCCGCGGTCGTGGAGGAGGCCTGCGTACGGATCCCGGTGACCGGGGGGATGTCCGGCCGGGACGGGACGATCGCCGACCCGGAGGTCCGGGCGCGCATCGGCGAGGTGCTCGGCGTACTGGCCGGCCGGGACCGCCCGGACGGCCAGGACGAGACCCCCTAG
- the fxsA gene encoding FxSxx-COOH cyclophane-containing RiPP peptide, with translation MNTSATPATSTVKARRVPLAKIDVHTASAAATLGRVLPAESGRPVQAPIFNSAL, from the coding sequence GTGAACACTTCCGCAACCCCCGCGACCAGCACGGTCAAGGCCCGCAGGGTCCCGCTCGCCAAGATCGACGTCCACACCGCCTCCGCGGCGGCGACGCTCGGTCGCGTGCTGCCGGCTGAATCCGGCCGTCCGGTTCAGGCGCCGATCTTCAACTCCGCGCTCTGA
- a CDS encoding purine-cytosine permease family protein, whose protein sequence is MAQQTADVDEVFRVETHGIDPIPDAERHGSAKDLFWLWFGSNLTFTYVINGALAVAFGLSFWQATAVVVIGGLSFFAISAAGLSGIRTGTATLVISRAAFGVRGNFPAGVLNWVVSIGYTIVNTVVGTLALEVFFAEIGWQGGTAGRAVALLITLALTFAVAMWGHATVQFAERWMAYVLAAGFGLLLLFVLPGADTAAAATAPGLSGWSLAFVVMFAGPFSYVPMPADYTRYLPRTTSLRSITWTGALGGFVSSVALGVAGVAAATQTDMTDAVAGAESLLPGWFQPLFLALVLGGSVTNSIITLYSSSLNLQVLGIPWSRARAIVISAAVTAVGSLAALFLTDFTTSLLSFLSLLIIVFAPWGGVFLADMLLRRCRYDSDALHAGRAGAYWYRSGYHPAGLAALLAGMAFAALTCDSELWTGPLVAPLGGADLTLLGSVVSGLAYWALTRRRIPAYAPAA, encoded by the coding sequence ATGGCGCAGCAGACAGCCGACGTCGACGAGGTGTTCCGGGTCGAGACGCACGGGATCGATCCCATCCCCGACGCGGAGCGCCACGGCAGTGCCAAGGACCTCTTCTGGCTCTGGTTCGGCTCCAACCTCACCTTCACCTACGTGATCAACGGCGCGCTCGCCGTCGCCTTCGGGCTCTCCTTCTGGCAGGCCACCGCCGTGGTCGTGATCGGCGGACTGTCCTTCTTCGCCATCAGTGCCGCCGGACTCAGCGGCATCCGCACCGGCACCGCCACCCTCGTCATCTCCCGCGCCGCCTTCGGCGTGCGCGGCAACTTCCCGGCCGGCGTCCTCAACTGGGTGGTGAGCATCGGCTACACCATCGTCAACACCGTGGTGGGCACCCTCGCGCTGGAAGTCTTCTTCGCCGAGATCGGCTGGCAGGGCGGCACGGCCGGCCGTGCCGTCGCGCTGCTCATCACCCTCGCGCTGACCTTCGCCGTCGCCATGTGGGGCCACGCCACCGTGCAGTTCGCCGAACGCTGGATGGCCTACGTCCTCGCCGCGGGCTTCGGCCTCCTGCTGCTCTTCGTCCTGCCCGGCGCCGACACCGCCGCCGCGGCCACCGCCCCCGGGCTGTCCGGCTGGAGCCTCGCCTTCGTGGTCATGTTCGCCGGGCCGTTCTCGTACGTGCCGATGCCCGCCGACTACACCCGCTACCTGCCCCGGACCACCTCGCTGCGGTCCATCACGTGGACGGGCGCGCTCGGCGGCTTCGTCTCCTCCGTGGCCCTCGGCGTCGCCGGCGTCGCCGCCGCCACCCAGACCGACATGACCGACGCGGTCGCGGGGGCCGAGAGCCTGCTGCCCGGCTGGTTCCAGCCGCTGTTCCTGGCCCTCGTACTCGGCGGCTCGGTCACCAACTCGATCATCACGCTCTACTCCTCCAGCCTGAACCTCCAGGTCCTCGGCATCCCGTGGAGCCGCGCCCGGGCCATCGTCATCAGCGCCGCCGTGACCGCCGTCGGCTCGCTGGCCGCCCTCTTCCTGACCGACTTCACCACCTCCCTGCTCTCCTTCCTCTCCCTCCTGATCATCGTCTTCGCCCCCTGGGGCGGGGTCTTCCTCGCCGACATGCTGCTGCGCCGCTGCCGCTACGACTCCGACGCACTGCACGCGGGCCGTGCCGGCGCCTACTGGTACCGCTCCGGCTACCACCCGGCCGGCCTGGCCGCCCTGCTCGCCGGCATGGCCTTCGCTGCCCTGACCTGCGACTCCGAACTGTGGACCGGACCCCTGGTGGCCCCGCTCGGCGGCGCCGACCTCACCCTGCTCGGCTCGGTCGTCTCCGGACTCGCCTACTGGGCGCTCACCCGGCGCCGGATACCGGCGTACGCCCCGGCCGCCTGA
- a CDS encoding aminoglycoside N(3)-acetyltransferase, protein MSAPSASPTPARAPAGPGRGTSTLRLAVQLRLLGVRPGMRLMVHAALGGTGLRAEQLRDALTGVLGPRGTLVVPAFTPENSKTSGAHLDRIAGLDGSGVRAFRERMPAFDPASTPSQGMGSLAEAVRTTPGAARSAHPQTSFAALGADAERLCSGHRIESHLGEETPLGKLCWEGGQVLMINVGFSVCTAFHLAEYRIPKPPLRMYECVVKVNLPGRQGSRQEGAWTAYEDVALDDGDFAEIGRTFPDSRVRRGWVGGAATMLFSLPDAVDHALEWMTENRR, encoded by the coding sequence GTGAGCGCCCCCTCCGCCTCCCCCACCCCGGCCCGGGCCCCCGCCGGCCCGGGCCGGGGAACCAGCACCCTCCGGCTGGCCGTGCAGCTGCGGCTGCTGGGGGTCCGCCCCGGGATGCGGCTCATGGTGCACGCCGCCCTCGGCGGGACCGGACTGCGCGCCGAGCAGCTGCGCGACGCCCTCACGGGGGTCCTCGGCCCGCGCGGCACCCTGGTGGTCCCCGCGTTCACCCCGGAGAACTCCAAGACCTCCGGCGCCCATCTGGATCGGATCGCCGGCCTGGACGGGTCCGGGGTGCGGGCCTTCCGCGAGCGGATGCCCGCCTTCGACCCGGCGAGCACCCCGAGCCAGGGCATGGGCTCCCTCGCCGAGGCCGTCCGCACCACGCCGGGCGCCGCGCGCAGCGCCCACCCGCAGACCTCTTTCGCCGCCCTCGGCGCGGACGCGGAGCGGCTCTGCTCCGGGCACCGCATCGAAAGCCACCTGGGTGAGGAGACACCGCTGGGGAAGTTGTGCTGGGAGGGCGGTCAGGTACTCATGATCAATGTGGGGTTTTCGGTCTGCACGGCTTTCCATCTCGCGGAGTATCGAATTCCGAAGCCCCCCTTGCGCATGTACGAGTGTGTGGTGAAGGTGAACCTTCCGGGGCGGCAAGGGAGTCGGCAGGAAGGGGCGTGGACCGCCTACGAGGACGTGGCGCTGGACGACGGCGATTTCGCGGAGATCGGCAGGACGTTCCCGGATTCCCGGGTGCGCAGGGGGTGGGTGGGAGGGGCGGCGACCATGCTCTTCTCCCTCCCGGATGCCGTTGACCACGCCCTTGAGTGGATGACCGAAAACAGACGCTGA